The following proteins are co-located in the Oryzias melastigma strain HK-1 linkage group LG8, ASM292280v2, whole genome shotgun sequence genome:
- the LOC112146198 gene encoding uncharacterized protein LOC112146198 isoform X1 codes for MSVNGTSLLFEGFLQKRKDTLKLRWVTYWFRLQNTTLFFYNEKNCDASTLKGYYYIYTVQSVREIPKATKKHFMFEIILTNGKCKMLAAQTAALRKQWVEHLWEAMRLSTNPGTHHSMMPLLPAASVTPSHQIYPEARIHEKHSLDHESHSIGFNGEDHQSYEYDVLPCRGLVETYISFLKRFSRSLKSFHLILAAVQKISTPTKMDDLYDSPRSCIKHAEYEEPTYDIPSSHLRTTFCTLGNSYSSLLEYVTFA; via the exons ATGTCTGTTAATGGGACCAGTTTACTGTTTGAAGGCTTtctgcagaaaagaaaagacactCTG AAACTGAGGTGGGTCACGTACTGGTTCAGGCTTCAGAACACGACCCTGTTCTTCTACAATGAGAAGAACTGTGATGCT TCAACCTTGAAAGGTTATTACTACATTTATACA GTTCAATCAGTGCGAGAGATTCCAAAAGCTACTAAGAAGCACTTTATGTTTGAAATCATCTTGACAAACGGGAAGTGCAAAATGTTG gCAGCCCAGACAGCAGCTCTCAGAAAGCAGTGGGTTGAGCACCTTTGGGAAGCCATGCGCCTCTCTACGAATCCAGGCACTCA TCATAGCATGATGCCGCTGCTTCCTGCTGCTTCTGTTACTCCCAGTCATCAAATCTACCCTGAAGCCAGGATCCACGAGAAGCACAGCTTAg ATCACGAGTCTCATTCCATTGGGTTCAACGGTGAAGATCACCAATCATATGAATATGACGTCTTACCTTGTAGAGGTTTGGTGGAAACGTATATTTCGTTTCTTAAGAGATTTAGCAGATCTCTAAAGTCATTTCATCTCATTCTTGCAGCCGTTCAGAAGATCAGCACTCCAACAAAGATGGATGATCTGTACGATTCTCCCAGATCTTGCATTAAACATGCTGAGTATGAGG AACCCACATATGACATTCCAAGCTCTCATTTGAGGACGACTTTTTGCACATTAGGTAACTCCTATAGCAGTTTGCTGGAATATGTGACATTTGCTTAA
- the LOC112145992 gene encoding BUB3-interacting and GLEBS motif-containing protein ZNF207 isoform X2: MGRKKKKQMKPWCWYCNRDFDDEKILIQHQKAKHFKCHICHKKLYTGPGLAIHCMQVHKETIDGVPNAIPGRTDIELEIYGMEGIPEKDMEERRRVLEQKNQETQKRKLNPDDSDEDDDDDEPGSSFQQPVARPPQAGFVPPMTQPGLLPVRGAPVIPPAGYSGIPPMIPGVPPMMPGLHHGVPGMPPGMMPVGGMMPPMMPGMPAVIHPPVSHRPGITHMPQVPAVNVLSRPAVPAVITSSAQPDIAKPLFPSAGQSQQTVSGSPHTPPSTTSDPPKPTFPAYTKSSAGVASPNADTSTVSKPPSTVTSKAATLTTTSATSKLIHPDEDLSLEELRAQLPRYQCNVRQNTPAAPSVAPVNAVLPPQQLSLGNPIPGQFSGPPRGLPGYLPGQMLPFVQAHAVIPGFQGAPSRPPMGVRPPVMSPGGRY, from the exons ATgggaagaaagaagaagaagcaaatgAAGCCTTGGTGTTG GTACTGTAACAGAGattttgatgatgaaaaaatCCTCATTCAGCATCAGAAGgcgaaacattttaaatgtcacatCTGTCACAAGAAGCTGTACACCGGCCCGGGTCTGGCTATTCACTGTATGCAG GTGCATAAAGAAACAATCGATGGAGTTCCCAATGCAATACCTGGAAGAACAGATATTGAACTGGAAATTTATGGGATGGAAGGTATTCCGGAGAAAGACATGGAGGAGAGGCGAAGAGTTTTGGAGCAAAAAAACCAAG AAACCCAGAAAAGAAAGCTGAATCCGGATGAttcagatgaagatgatgatgatgatgagccgGGGTCCTCTTTCCAGCAGCCCGTTGCTCGTCCGCCTCAGGCTGGCTTTGTCCCTCCTATGACTCAGCCTGGTTTGCTCCCCGTCCGTGGAGCTCCAGTGATCCCACCAGCTGGATACTCAG GAATTCCCCCAATGATCCCGGGTGTTCCCCCAATGATGCCGGGGCTGCATCACGGAGTGCCTGGAATGCCTCCTGG TATGATGCCAGTAGGTGGGATGATGCCTCCAATGATGCCAGGCATGCCAGCAG TCATTCATCCTCCGGTTAGTCATCGTCCTGGGATCACACACATGCCTCAAGTCCCTGCTGTGAATGTCCTGTCCAGACCTGCAGTTCCTGCTGTCATCACTTCATCGGCTCAGCCGGACATAGCAAAACCTCTCTTCCCCAGTGCCGGACAG AGTCAACAGACAGTATCAGGATCCCCCCACACTCCCCCGTCCACCACATCGGACCCTCCAAAGCCCACATTCCCCGCCTACACTAAGTCCTCTGCAGGTGTGGCCAGCCCCAATGCTGACACCAGCACAGTCTCTAAGCCTCCTTCCACGGTGACCAGTAAGGCCGCCACCCTCACCACAACCAGTGCAACCAGTAAGTTGATCCACCCAGATGAGGATCTGTCACTG GAAGAGTTGCGGGCTCAGCTACCCAGATATCAGTGCAACGTTCGCCAGAACACCCCCGCTGCCCCGTCAGTGGCTCCTGTGAACGCTGTCCTGCCTCCTCAGCAACTCTCCCTGGGGAATCCCATACCTG GTCAGTTTTCCGGCCCACCCCGGGGACTGCCGGGTTACTTGCCAGGTCAGATGCTTCCATTCGTGCAGGCCCATGCTGTGATTCCTGGGTTCCAGGGAGCACCGTCTCGGCCACCCATGGGCGTGAGACCCCCCGTGATGTCCCCTGGTGGTCGCTACTGA
- the LOC112146198 gene encoding uncharacterized protein LOC112146198 isoform X2: MSVNGTSLLFEGFLQKRKDTLKLRWVTYWFRLQNTTLFFYNEKNCDASTLKGYYYIYTVQSVREIPKATKKHFMFEIILTNGKCKMLAAQTAALRKQWVEHLWEAMRLSTNPGTHHSMMPLLPAASVTPSHQIYPEARIHEKHSLDHESHSIGFNGEDHQSYEYDVLPCRGLVETYISFLKRFSRSLKSFHLILAAVQKISTPTKMDDLYDSPRSCIKHAEYEEPTYDIPSSHLRTTFCTLVSEESSEEETH; encoded by the exons ATGTCTGTTAATGGGACCAGTTTACTGTTTGAAGGCTTtctgcagaaaagaaaagacactCTG AAACTGAGGTGGGTCACGTACTGGTTCAGGCTTCAGAACACGACCCTGTTCTTCTACAATGAGAAGAACTGTGATGCT TCAACCTTGAAAGGTTATTACTACATTTATACA GTTCAATCAGTGCGAGAGATTCCAAAAGCTACTAAGAAGCACTTTATGTTTGAAATCATCTTGACAAACGGGAAGTGCAAAATGTTG gCAGCCCAGACAGCAGCTCTCAGAAAGCAGTGGGTTGAGCACCTTTGGGAAGCCATGCGCCTCTCTACGAATCCAGGCACTCA TCATAGCATGATGCCGCTGCTTCCTGCTGCTTCTGTTACTCCCAGTCATCAAATCTACCCTGAAGCCAGGATCCACGAGAAGCACAGCTTAg ATCACGAGTCTCATTCCATTGGGTTCAACGGTGAAGATCACCAATCATATGAATATGACGTCTTACCTTGTAGAGGTTTGGTGGAAACGTATATTTCGTTTCTTAAGAGATTTAGCAGATCTCTAAAGTCATTTCATCTCATTCTTGCAGCCGTTCAGAAGATCAGCACTCCAACAAAGATGGATGATCTGTACGATTCTCCCAGATCTTGCATTAAACATGCTGAGTATGAGG AACCCACATATGACATTCCAAGCTCTCATTTGAGGACGACTTTTTGCACATTAG TTTCAGAGGAGTCGTCAGAGGAGGAAACTCACTGA
- the samd9l gene encoding sterile alpha motif domain-containing protein 9-like, with amino-acid sequence MEWHEQPYNNWTESDVGSWLKSIGIKEIYITKMTEEEVTGPVLSTIKREYLSSTIGMKSAQIEHLLEKRDELLKTNQPDTKKKGEFKGKRREKEVLVSSREHTIQKPQEKAEEEVVAVVVSNESNSEATFCDYHKFDQNEKDYRYVKHHLLPPETGTEDLIIPCHEYKSLEIAHKLDSQRLKAKVANEVLRFACGCMNMRTNGTIHFGIMDKNKGHHKHGEIIGIPLRNREDFVDALDYIERCFKDSNQQIEARHCIRNPRFVEVCNKDKETVEKTWVVEYDVIPKASIVKNKLYSVGLPNFHEKEGKVKCEEKVPYCRVGANTPLIEDLVCFIQGLIEKDQQREEAESFRAESSLDFQEDQKRKLSVLLTGGKTKMDNSMFYIVVTSDIQPQHLENIAFLVNMKLFCVFDFDPNSEISGLYGKYKEQKPVTPHFLHDYENVKRLENSAVIETLKLFDRVSWIFCNGRNNFPSGEHPVDEKTWIKTRKKKMKKAVTFICNEVLPKSSFVVLFLLTSDVKQPVVDTFHEFYAEMNGHDCLTVIAETKEIYKKWSSLAQVSCAKSTLDEISIVDMPLSHVDATVQSIQLSKNQPERKLPVSNGGLCFLKSVEEAMLDSLEIISVDQCDDANLEVMSNDDIQETELYFYRGGKIDWINFWLANKHKCGAIIERDAYKETNKIMSRIVSHTKEIRPTESVNIYHNPGSGGSTVARQILWSWRKEIRCAVVKQGKEVTTVCEHMVKLREHEEKDKNKCLPVLVLLEDQNLDYVDDLRRHLTNVITTKKMNPSLLCFILLICNRSNDPEKMRRALSSQTIAVTYKLSDEEKPLFEEKKAYLKQKFGDKESKIQGKTVISKGKSQLAVTTQTDKHSSSQFEPELKFILTFVLMSNEFQPSYIENVVKNILTKIDHSSQDTWLIRFVALLNTYINDSTISVSHCEAFLGLSLLNNEARFYALVDRLSEEAKLIFIHLRESSTHIQSIRIINPLVAKEILTQLSEKLPQSEIAMKLINDEVLMNHRFARDEFLEVIRTLFIRRNKISRGDPKNTAFSPLIEHVTTENDGLQRAVDLMKAAFLALGKDPYVAQQLARLLYTNLRFEEAQHWAEEAKSLSPHDTFVLDTLGQVYKWWFNHLCDTLEETEPSPERGVEIIDIALKAIAAFRDSEKTQKKETASLNNSYYGEVDVGCKLLKFLSSVTVFSNTNGMSDFLRYLLTDYIPPEVKTPWKNFHHQLKGLQKNLHQALECLSLDQTDISEEEEELDARDPEQVYKPREWLTRKSVVYAGFFCCIPEDTEEANESIGNKAELPTEKLSPFQRQMWTYKLGGGNITAILSLLYEKNAEKAGKKLEQIMALYPENVTLQSLDEKELTNFLFCQIALNCIKPGSIQILPIEKLKDLSKKFRTKGNTMSPASSLFLLSLLLWPEDSSELSSADEQRLLSAIDTLPRLCEQKTQQMSQRKSRIATHFFLGKAKGLNKIIHRRVIEKGIKGNLSERKLKWLGGEVWKTKEVVQQLKRIEGWTENENLYMKCGKSDKKIRVIPRYSASLPYGNERVTFYLGFSFDGVLAHDIKMKE; translated from the exons ATGG AGTGGCACGAACAACCTTATAACAACTGGACTGAATCTGATGTGGGATCCTGGCTGAAATCCATTGGTATCAAAGaaatatacataacaaaaaTGACTGAGGAGGAGGTGACCGGACCAGTTCTATCAACAATAAAAAGAGAGTATCTAAGCAGCACCATTGGAATGAAAAGTGCACAAATTGAGCACCTGTTAGAAAAAAGGGATGaacttttgaaaacaaatcagCCAGATACCAAGAAAAAGGGTGAATTCAAAggtaaaagaagagaaaaagaagtgtTAGTGTCATCAAGAGAGCATACCATACAGAAACCGCAGGAGAAAGCAGAGGAAGAAGTTGTTGCTGTTGTGGTTAGTAATGAGTCAAACTCTGAAGCTACATTCTGTGATTATCACAAATTTGACCAGAATGAGAAGGACTACAGGTATGTAAAGCATCACTTGCTTCCTCCAGAGACTGGAACTGAAGACTTGATAATTCCATGTCACGAATACAAGTCTCTGGAGATTGCACACAAACTTGACTCACAAAGACTTAAAGCTAAGGTGGCAAATGAAGTTCTGCGTTTTGCTTGTGGATGTATGAACATGAGAACAAATGGAACGATTCATTTTGGAATAATGGATAAAAACAAAGGCCATCACAAGCATGGAGAAATCATAGGAATACCTTTGAGGAACAGAGAAGACTTTGTGGATGCATTGGATTATATTGAAAGATGTTTTAAAGACTCAAATCAACAAATCGAAGCCAGGCATTGCATAAGGAACCCAAGATTTGTTGAGGTCTGCAACAAGGACAAGGAAACTGTGGAGAAAACCTGGGTTGTTGAATATGATGTTATCCCAAAAGCAAGCATTGTAAAGAATAAACTTTACTCTGTTGGTCTCCCAAATTTCCATGAGAAAGAAGGCAAAGTCAAATGTGAAGAGAAAGTTCCCTATTGCAGAGTGGGAGCAAACACACCACTGATAGAAGATctagtttgttttattcaaggATTGATAGAAAAAGATCAACAGAGAGAAGAGGCAGAATCCTTCAGAGCTGAATCCTCTTTAGACTTCCAAGAGGATCAAAAGCGAAAGCTTTCAGTCCTCCTaacaggaggaaaaacaaaaatggacaaCTCAATGTTTTACATAGTTGTGACGAGTGACatccaacctcagcatcttgAAAATATAGCATTCTTGGTCAACATGAAACTTTTTTGCGTGTTTGATTTTGACCCAAATTCAGAAATCTCTGGTCTTTATGGTAAATATAAAGAGCAGAAGCCTGTAACCCCTCATTTTCTTCATGACTATGAGAATGTCAAAAGACTAGAAAACTCTGCTGTCATTGAGACTCTGAAGCTGTTTGACCGAGTCAGTTGGATTTTTTGCAATGGACGAAACAACTTTCCAAGTGGGGAACATCCAGTTGATGAAAAAACCTGGATcaagacaagaaaaaagaaaatgaaaaaagctgtgACTTTTATTTGCAATGAGGTCCTCCCAAAGAGTTCCTTTGTGGTCCTTTTTCTACTCACATCTGATGTTAAGCAACCAGTTGTTGATACATTTCATGAGTTCTATGCAGAAATGAATGGACACGACTGCTTGACAGTCATTGCAGAGACAAAGGAAATCTACAAAAAGTGGTCAAGTCTTGCCCAAGTGTCTTGTGCCAAGTCTACACTTGATGAAATCAGCATTGTTGATATGCCACTGAGTCATGTAGACGCAACCGTTCAAAGCATTCAGCTGTCAAAGAACCAGCCAGAAAGGAAATTGCCTGTCTCAAACGGAGGTCTGTGCTTCTTGAAATCTGTGGAAGAGGCAATGCTGGATTCTTTGGAAATCATCAGCGTTGACCAGTGTGATGATGCAAATCTGGAGGTTATGAGCAATGATGACATTCAAGAAACTGAACTGTACTTCTATCGAGGAGGAAAAATAGACTGGATCAACTTCTGGCTGGCTAACAAGCATAAATGCGGAGCCATCATTGAAAGAGATGCctacaaagaaacaaataaaataatgagcCGCATAGTTTCTCACACCAAAGAAATCCGTCCCACAGAGTCTGTGAACATATACCATAACCCTGGCAGTGGTGGAAGCACAGTGGCACGACAAATCCTCTGGAGCTGGAGGAAAGAAATACGGTGTGCTGTTGTAAAACAGGGTAAAGAAGTCACAACAGTGTGTGAGCATATGGTAAAACTGAGGGAACATGaggagaaagacaaaaacaagtgtcTCCCAGTGCTTGTTCTGTTGGAGGACCAAAACCTAGATTATGTTGATGATCTGAGACGTCATCTCACAAATGTCATTACTACCAAAAAGATGAATCCCTCTTTACTGTGTTTCATTCTGCTGATCTGCAACAGATCAAATGATCCAGAAAAAATGCGACGAGCATTGTCATCTCAAACCATAGCAGTCACATACAAACTGTCAGATGAGGAAAAGCCtttgtttgaagaaaagaaGGCATATCTCAAGCAGAAGTTTGGAGATAAGGAGTCAAAGATCCAGGGCAAAACGGTTATTTCAAAGGGGAAATCACAGCTGGCAGTTACtacacaaacagacaaacattcGTCATCACAGTTTGAGCCAGAGTTGAAGTTCATCTTGACATTTGTTCTCATGTCTAATGAGTTTCAGCCAAGCTACATCGAGAATGTTGTCAAGAATATTCTGACTAAAATTGATCATTCCTCCCAGGATACTTGGCTAATCAGATTTGTGGCTCTCCTGAACACCTACATCAATGATTCCACCATCTCTGTGTCACACTGCGAGGCATTCCTTGGCCTTTCTCTCCTTAATAATGAAGCTCGTTTTTACGCACTGGTGGATAGACTCAGTGAAGAGGCGAAGCTTATTTTCATCCACCTAAGAGAAAGTTCAACACACATCCAGTCCATTCGGATCATCAATCCACTAGTAGCAAAGGAAATACTCACTCAACTCTCTGAAAAATTGCCACAAAGTGAGATTGCCATGAAGCTCATCAATGATGAAGTTCTCATGAATCACAGATTTGCCAGAGACGAATTCCTTGAAGTCATCAGAACACTTTTCATAAGGCGCAACAAAATAAGCAGAGGAGATCCAAAAAACACAGCATTTTCACCACTCATTGAACATGTCACTACTGAAAATGATGGTCTACAGAGAGCTGTAGATCTGATGAAAGCTGCATTTTTGGCTTTGGGAAAAGATCCCTATGTTGCGCAACAGCTTGCTCGGCTGCTTTATACAAATTTGAGGTTTGAAGAAGCTCAACATTGGGCAGAGGAGGCAAAATCTCTTTCTCCACATGACACATTTGTGCTGGATACACTGGGACAGGTTTACAAATGGTGGTTTAACCACTTGTGTGATACCCTTGAAGAGACAGAACCGTCACCTGAAAGAGGGGTTGAAATCATTGACATTGCACTCAAAGCAATTGCTGCCTTTCGAGACTCTGAGAAAACCCAAAAGAAGGAAACAGCTAGCCTAAATAATTCGTACTACGGGGAAGTTGATGTTGGCTGCAAATTGCTAAAATTCCTGTCCAGCGTGACAGTTTTTTCAAACACTAATGGAATGTCAGACTTTTTGAGGTACTTGCTAACAGATTACATTCCCCCTGAGGTCAAAACCCCTTGGAAAAACTTTCATCACCAGCTAAAAGGCTTACAAAAGAACTTGCACCAGGCACTTGAGTGCCTTTCTTTAGACCAAACCGACATCagtgaggaggaagaagagctTGATGCCAGAGATCCAGAACAAGTATACAAGCCACGAGAATGGTTAACAAGGAAAAGTGTTGTCTATGCTGGATTCTTTTGCTGCATACCCGAAGACACCGAAGAAGCAAATGAAAGCATCGGTAACAAAGCTGAACTGCCCACAGAAAAACTTTCTCCATTTCAGAGACAGATGTGGACATACAAGCTTGGTGGAGGAAATATTACAGCTATTCTGTCTTTActctatgaaaaaaatgcagaaaaagcaggaaaaaaacttgaacaaatCATGGCCTTGTATCCAGAAAATGTCACATTGCAGAGTCTTGACGAAAAAGAGCTCACAAACTTCCTCTTCTGCCAGATAGCTCTGAATTGCATTAAGCCTGGTTCTATACAGATATTGCCCATTGAAAAACTCAAAGACCTTAGCAAAAAATTTAGGACAAAGGGGAACACCATGTCACCAGCAAGCTCTCTCTTCCTTCTCTCTCTTCTGCTTTGGCCTGAGGACAGCAGTGAGCTCAGTTCTGCTGATGAACAGAGACTGCTATCCGCCATTGACACCCTGCCAAGACTCTGCGAgcaaaaaacccaacaaatgtCTCAGAGGAAAAGCAGAATTGCAACTCATTTCTTTTTGGGAAAGGCGAAAGGCCTCAACAAGATTATTCACAGAAGAGTTATCGAAAAAGGAATAAAAGGGAATCTGAGTGAAAGAAAGCTAAAGTGGCTCGGCGGGGAGGTGTGGAAAACCAAAGAAGTTGTGCAACAACTGAAACGGATCGAAGGCtggacagaaaatgaaaacttgtacatgaaatgtggaaaaagtgacaaaaaaatcagagtaaTTCCTCGCTACTCTGCCTCTCTGCCATATGGAAATGAAAGGGTCACATTCTATTTGGGTTTTTCCTTCGATGGTGTGCTGGCTCATGACATCAAAATGAAAGAGTAA
- the LOC112146198 gene encoding uncharacterized protein LOC112146198 isoform X3, with protein sequence MSVNGTSLLFEGFLQKRKDTLKLRWVTYWFRLQNTTLFFYNEKNCDASTLKGYYYIYTVQSVREIPKATKKHFMFEIILTNGKCKMLAAQTAALRKQWVEHLWEAMRLSTNPGTHHSMMPLLPAASVTPSHQIYPEARIHEKHSLDHESHSIGFNGEDHQSYEYDVLPCRAVQKISTPTKMDDLYDSPRSCIKHAEYEEPTYDIPSSHLRTTFCTLGNSYSSLLEYVTFA encoded by the exons ATGTCTGTTAATGGGACCAGTTTACTGTTTGAAGGCTTtctgcagaaaagaaaagacactCTG AAACTGAGGTGGGTCACGTACTGGTTCAGGCTTCAGAACACGACCCTGTTCTTCTACAATGAGAAGAACTGTGATGCT TCAACCTTGAAAGGTTATTACTACATTTATACA GTTCAATCAGTGCGAGAGATTCCAAAAGCTACTAAGAAGCACTTTATGTTTGAAATCATCTTGACAAACGGGAAGTGCAAAATGTTG gCAGCCCAGACAGCAGCTCTCAGAAAGCAGTGGGTTGAGCACCTTTGGGAAGCCATGCGCCTCTCTACGAATCCAGGCACTCA TCATAGCATGATGCCGCTGCTTCCTGCTGCTTCTGTTACTCCCAGTCATCAAATCTACCCTGAAGCCAGGATCCACGAGAAGCACAGCTTAg ATCACGAGTCTCATTCCATTGGGTTCAACGGTGAAGATCACCAATCATATGAATATGACGTCTTACCTTGTAGAG CCGTTCAGAAGATCAGCACTCCAACAAAGATGGATGATCTGTACGATTCTCCCAGATCTTGCATTAAACATGCTGAGTATGAGG AACCCACATATGACATTCCAAGCTCTCATTTGAGGACGACTTTTTGCACATTAGGTAACTCCTATAGCAGTTTGCTGGAATATGTGACATTTGCTTAA
- the LOC112145992 gene encoding BUB3-interacting and GLEBS motif-containing protein ZNF207 isoform X1: MGRKKKKQMKPWCWYCNRDFDDEKILIQHQKAKHFKCHICHKKLYTGPGLAIHCMQVHKETIDGVPNAIPGRTDIELEIYGMEGIPEKDMEERRRVLEQKNQETQKRKLNPDDSDEDDDDDEPGSSFQQPVARPPQAGFVPPMTQPGLLPVRGAPVIPPAGYSGIPPMIPGVPPMMPGLHHGVPGMPPGMMPVGGMMPPMMPGMPAVIHPPVSHRPGITHMPQVPAVNVLSRPAVPAVITSSAQPDIAKPLFPSAGQSQQTVSGSPHTPPSTTSDPPKPTFPAYTKSSAGVASPNADTSTVSKPPSTVTSKAATLTTTSATSKLIHPDEDLSLEELRAQLPRYQCNVRQNTPAAPSVAPVNAVLPPQQLSLGNPIPGIPSILCQFSGPPRGLPGYLPGQMLPFVQAHAVIPGFQGAPSRPPMGVRPPVMSPGGRY, encoded by the exons ATgggaagaaagaagaagaagcaaatgAAGCCTTGGTGTTG GTACTGTAACAGAGattttgatgatgaaaaaatCCTCATTCAGCATCAGAAGgcgaaacattttaaatgtcacatCTGTCACAAGAAGCTGTACACCGGCCCGGGTCTGGCTATTCACTGTATGCAG GTGCATAAAGAAACAATCGATGGAGTTCCCAATGCAATACCTGGAAGAACAGATATTGAACTGGAAATTTATGGGATGGAAGGTATTCCGGAGAAAGACATGGAGGAGAGGCGAAGAGTTTTGGAGCAAAAAAACCAAG AAACCCAGAAAAGAAAGCTGAATCCGGATGAttcagatgaagatgatgatgatgatgagccgGGGTCCTCTTTCCAGCAGCCCGTTGCTCGTCCGCCTCAGGCTGGCTTTGTCCCTCCTATGACTCAGCCTGGTTTGCTCCCCGTCCGTGGAGCTCCAGTGATCCCACCAGCTGGATACTCAG GAATTCCCCCAATGATCCCGGGTGTTCCCCCAATGATGCCGGGGCTGCATCACGGAGTGCCTGGAATGCCTCCTGG TATGATGCCAGTAGGTGGGATGATGCCTCCAATGATGCCAGGCATGCCAGCAG TCATTCATCCTCCGGTTAGTCATCGTCCTGGGATCACACACATGCCTCAAGTCCCTGCTGTGAATGTCCTGTCCAGACCTGCAGTTCCTGCTGTCATCACTTCATCGGCTCAGCCGGACATAGCAAAACCTCTCTTCCCCAGTGCCGGACAG AGTCAACAGACAGTATCAGGATCCCCCCACACTCCCCCGTCCACCACATCGGACCCTCCAAAGCCCACATTCCCCGCCTACACTAAGTCCTCTGCAGGTGTGGCCAGCCCCAATGCTGACACCAGCACAGTCTCTAAGCCTCCTTCCACGGTGACCAGTAAGGCCGCCACCCTCACCACAACCAGTGCAACCAGTAAGTTGATCCACCCAGATGAGGATCTGTCACTG GAAGAGTTGCGGGCTCAGCTACCCAGATATCAGTGCAACGTTCGCCAGAACACCCCCGCTGCCCCGTCAGTGGCTCCTGTGAACGCTGTCCTGCCTCCTCAGCAACTCTCCCTGGGGAATCCCATACCTGGTATTCCCTCCATCCTCT GTCAGTTTTCCGGCCCACCCCGGGGACTGCCGGGTTACTTGCCAGGTCAGATGCTTCCATTCGTGCAGGCCCATGCTGTGATTCCTGGGTTCCAGGGAGCACCGTCTCGGCCACCCATGGGCGTGAGACCCCCCGTGATGTCCCCTGGTGGTCGCTACTGA
- the lg8h17orf75 gene encoding protein Njmu-R1: protein MFTSQTSSFQDSIDVEDRDEFDSEEITGYSQKTQLYCYYTIYLYQGSRSEASEENVAWNQRRADSTTTQEDFSLTLVDSSLPSEAEPELWTYISRRLSKGALLGGMGNIATVELSIPEQAVGCYCCLLEQEKSPEQPDADGNGYVICFLGGSEKGLNLFRLELDKYVQGLHSSLQTPELQNLETEVRPYLSRWYEESVMHIYRVVQLVQNNITFLLHAALSHTHVEVINSDEKTKADVSRFIKAASLQGLSQQETTTASLCKAMSEDTQSDLVIDCSTSPPTFTNTATNRFCDEWIQAFLNAAERCNPFLLRQILENFKLKAIQDMNSLKRFVRQAEMSHYALFRCCQFLQTCGNGDVLLQNARAEHSDLPEACNIITVLEEFLSEQNQA from the exons ATGTTTACCTCCCAGACGTCGTCGTTCCAAGATTCAATCGACGTGGAGGACAGAGATGAGTTTGATTCTGAAGAAATCACCGGCTACAGCCAGAAGACTCAACTGTACTGCTACTACACCATCTATCTTTATCAAGGCTCGAg ATCTGAAGCTTCTGAGGAAAATGTGGCATGGAACCAGAGACGTGCAGACTCCACAACAACTCAGGAAGACTTTAG CCTGACTCTGGTTGACAGCAGCCTGCCATCAGAGGCAGAACCAGAGTTGTGGACCTATATTTCAAGAAGGCTGAGCAAAGGAGCTCTTCTTGGAGGCATGGGCAACATTGCTACAGTTGAGCTTAg TATTCCAGAGCAGGCAGTCGGCTGCTACTGCTGTCTCCTAGAGCAGGAAAAGTCCCCGGAACAGCCAGATGCTGATGGAAACGGATACGTCATCTGCTTCTTGGGGGGCTCGGAGAAAGGACTGAACTT ATTTCGATTGGAGCTTGACAAATATGTGCAGGGACTGCATAGCAGCCTTCAGACCCCAGAG CTGCAGAATCTGGAGACAGAGGTGCGTCCCTATCTGAGCCGGTGGTATGAGGAGTCGGTGATGCACATTTATCGAGTCGTTCAGCTGGTCCAGAACAACATCACCTTTCTGCTGCATGCT gcTTTGAGTCACACACATGTAGAAGTCATCAATTCGGATGAGAAGACAAAAGCTGATGTGTCTAG GTTCATTAAAGCAGCCAGTTTGCAGGGCCTGTCCCAGCAGGAGACCACAACTGCCTCTCTGTGCAAAGCCATGTCAGAGGACACGCAGTCTGACCTTGTGATCGACTGCTCCACCAGCCCCCCAACGTTCACCAACACAg CTACTAATCGCTTCTGCGATGAATGGATTCAGGCTTTTCTAAACGCAGCAGAGCGTTGCAACCCTTTTCTGCTTCGACAGATACTAGAGAACTTCAAACTTAAG GCCATTCAGGACATGAACAGCCTGAAGCGCTTTGTGAGGCAGGCGGAGATGAGTCACTACGCCTTGTTTCGGTGCTGCCAGTTCCTCCAGACCTGCGGAAACGGCGACGTGTTGCTGCAGAACGCCAGAGCGGAGCACAGCGATCTGCCCGAAGCCTGCAACATCATCACCGTTCTGGAGGAGTTCCTCAGCGAGCAGAACCAGGCCTGA